From a single Anaerolineales bacterium genomic region:
- a CDS encoding N-acetylneuraminate synthase family protein, with protein sequence MEFKIQDQWIGPNHPTYFIADIAANHDGDLERAKLLIKLAKEAGADAAKFQHFQAPKIVSDYGFTHMNSKVSHQATWRKSVTEVYAAASVSQSWTSILKEECDKVGIHFFTSPYDYDSIEHVDPYIPAFKAGSGEIDWIEALVHMASKGKPMIIACGAADIADVQRAVHAILKVNKQLCLMQCNTNYTASPDNYDHLHINTLKTFAAMFPDVILGLSDHTHSVAPVLGAVTLGARMIERHFTDSNDREGPDHKFAMNPENWAKMVEETRILERSFGSSDKFIAGNEQETKVVQRRCLRAARDIKAGETFTRDMIDVLRPATIGAIKPHEIENVIGTKALVDMPKGKELRWTDLGA encoded by the coding sequence ATGGAATTCAAAATTCAAGACCAATGGATCGGACCGAACCACCCCACCTACTTTATTGCGGATATTGCTGCCAATCATGACGGGGATTTGGAACGAGCGAAATTACTCATCAAACTTGCCAAGGAAGCGGGTGCGGATGCGGCGAAGTTCCAGCATTTTCAAGCGCCTAAGATCGTTTCGGATTACGGCTTCACACACATGAATTCCAAGGTCAGCCATCAGGCAACGTGGCGGAAGTCCGTCACGGAAGTGTATGCCGCCGCATCCGTTTCGCAGAGTTGGACGTCCATCCTGAAAGAAGAATGCGACAAGGTTGGCATCCACTTTTTCACCTCGCCATATGACTACGACTCCATCGAACACGTTGACCCATACATCCCTGCCTTCAAAGCAGGCTCGGGCGAAATCGACTGGATCGAAGCGCTCGTCCACATGGCATCCAAAGGCAAGCCGATGATCATCGCCTGCGGCGCGGCGGACATCGCTGACGTTCAGCGCGCCGTCCACGCGATTCTCAAGGTCAACAAGCAGTTGTGTCTGATGCAGTGCAACACCAATTACACTGCCAGCCCCGATAACTACGATCATCTGCACATCAACACGCTCAAAACTTTTGCCGCCATGTTTCCCGATGTGATTCTTGGCTTGTCCGACCATACGCATTCCGTTGCCCCTGTTTTGGGAGCTGTCACCCTCGGCGCGCGCATGATCGAACGTCACTTCACCGACAGCAACGACCGCGAAGGTCCCGACCACAAGTTTGCGATGAACCCCGAAAACTGGGCGAAAATGGTCGAAGAGACGCGTATCCTCGAACGCTCTTTTGGCAGTTCAGATAAATTCATCGCGGGCAACGAGCAGGAGACCAAGGTCGTGCAACGCCGCTGTTTGCGCGCCGCGCGCGACATCAAAGCGGGCGAAACCTTCACCCGTGACATGATCGATGTGCTGCGTCCCGCCACGATTGGCGCGATTAAACCGCACGAGATCGAGAATGTCATCGGCACCAAGGCGCTGGTAGATATGCCCAAAGGCAAGGAATTGCGCTGGACAGATCTGGGTGCGTAA
- a CDS encoding AAC(3) family N-acetyltransferase gives MLTFEQLVDGFRKLGVAEGDTLLVHSSYKSFGEVDGGPATVNRALEAALGAEGTLIMPTFNFDFNKGAPWDVRTTPSKMGVLTELVRTDPRAKRVFHPFYSFAILGKHAEMLGSLRYKSAYERDSVFGKLRDLDGKIMVIGLSYNNSMTFFHHIEQMEGVDYRFLKQFTGEVTDENGNTYTDTFEMLVRDVDKGVMTMVDPMGALMEEQGVIKSARIGDADVKLMKANEVYEFTVREMRRDPFLLYYIKKD, from the coding sequence ATGTTGACGTTTGAACAACTGGTGGATGGTTTTCGCAAATTGGGCGTGGCAGAGGGCGACACGCTGTTGGTGCATAGTTCGTATAAGTCGTTCGGCGAAGTGGACGGCGGACCTGCGACGGTGAACCGCGCGTTGGAGGCGGCGCTGGGCGCAGAGGGGACGCTGATCATGCCGACGTTTAATTTTGATTTCAACAAAGGCGCGCCGTGGGATGTGCGCACGACGCCGTCGAAGATGGGCGTGCTAACGGAACTAGTGCGGACCGACCCGCGTGCGAAGCGGGTCTTTCATCCGTTTTATTCGTTTGCAATTTTAGGGAAGCATGCTGAGATGCTGGGAAGTTTACGCTACAAGAGCGCGTATGAACGGGATTCGGTGTTCGGCAAACTGCGTGACTTAGACGGGAAGATCATGGTGATCGGGCTGTCGTATAACAACAGCATGACGTTCTTTCATCACATCGAGCAAATGGAGGGTGTGGATTACCGCTTCTTGAAACAGTTCACAGGCGAAGTGACGGACGAGAACGGAAATACATACACGGACACGTTCGAGATGCTTGTCCGCGATGTGGACAAGGGCGTGATGACGATGGTAGACCCGATGGGCGCGTTGATGGAAGAGCAGGGTGTGATCAAGTCCGCAAGAATCGGCGATGCGGATGTGAAGTTGATGAAGGCGAATGAAGTCTACGAGTTCACGGTACGCGAGATGAGGCGTGATCCGTTTTTGTTGTATTACATAAAGAAGGACTAG
- a CDS encoding glycosyltransferase family A protein produces the protein MRKGQNPAKSAKSVAKPERITVALLNYIPFLSGFYAETLDVLKVSLESMRKDAGLPFDLMIFDNGSCAEVRDYLVKEKEEGQIQYLILSEKNMGKGGAWNVMLAGAPGEIVAYTDADVLFYPKWLKASVNLLETYPNVGMVTARPFRTPENFLQSSIKWAKQNAELEQGDILPYEWFYEFSTTLGFSDDELKKIYSETTDYRVTYKNLPAYLGASHWQFTAYKSVLAQFLPFDMDKPMGQVRQLDERMDAAGYLRLMPVERYAQNMSNTLPSTLKTGSAPKQDSRSKRLWDLPILKKPLMALYNFIFNLYYK, from the coding sequence ATGCGAAAAGGTCAAAATCCCGCCAAGTCCGCCAAATCAGTAGCCAAGCCCGAACGGATCACTGTCGCGTTACTCAACTACATCCCCTTCCTGAGCGGATTCTACGCTGAGACTCTCGACGTGCTGAAAGTCTCGCTCGAATCCATGCGCAAGGACGCAGGATTGCCATTCGACTTGATGATCTTCGACAACGGCTCGTGCGCCGAAGTGCGCGACTATCTTGTCAAAGAAAAAGAAGAGGGACAAATTCAATATTTGATTCTCTCTGAAAAGAACATGGGCAAGGGCGGCGCGTGGAACGTGATGCTGGCGGGCGCACCCGGCGAAATCGTCGCCTACACTGACGCCGATGTGCTTTTCTATCCGAAATGGCTGAAAGCCTCCGTTAACCTGCTCGAAACTTATCCGAACGTCGGCATGGTCACTGCGCGTCCCTTCCGCACGCCGGAAAATTTCCTGCAGAGTTCCATCAAATGGGCGAAACAGAACGCCGAACTCGAACAGGGCGACATCCTGCCCTACGAATGGTTCTACGAATTTTCCACCACGCTTGGTTTCTCCGATGACGAGTTGAAAAAGATCTACAGCGAAACCACCGACTACCGCGTCACCTATAAAAATCTGCCCGCCTATCTCGGTGCCAGTCACTGGCAGTTCACCGCCTACAAATCCGTGCTCGCGCAGTTCCTTCCCTTCGACATGGATAAACCAATGGGGCAGGTGCGTCAATTGGATGAACGCATGGACGCCGCTGGTTATCTGCGATTGATGCCCGTGGAGCGTTATGCCCAGAACATGAGCAATACGCTTCCTTCCACGCTCAAAACTGGTTCAGCACCCAAACAGGATTCCCGCTCAAAGCGTCTCTGGGACCTGCCGATTCTCAAGAAGCCGCTCATGGCGTTGTATAATTTCATCTTCAACCTCTACTACAAATGA
- a CDS encoding glycosyltransferase family protein, producing the protein MKPRVIAIIQGRMSSSRLPGKILADIAGQPMLQRVFIRTSRSASVTETVFATTKDATDDPVAEYCDFSGTPFTRGSQFDVLDRYYQTAKQMKADVVVRITADCPVIDPELIDNVVNTLLEDEFDFVCNRLPPPWSRTYPIGLDVEACTFKVLAKAWKEAREPQHREHAMPYFYEGVELITVNRQLQTGISPRGYNIALLHHTTDFGDYRWTVDTPEDLEFIRQVYAHFNGQDDFSWKEVLDLVHDHPELAKINAGVQHKTLKDIDKRALK; encoded by the coding sequence ATGAAACCGCGTGTCATCGCCATCATTCAAGGACGCATGTCCTCATCAAGACTGCCCGGAAAAATTCTCGCGGATATTGCTGGACAGCCGATGTTGCAGCGCGTCTTCATCCGGACCTCGCGGTCTGCTTCTGTTACTGAAACCGTGTTCGCCACGACAAAGGATGCCACCGACGACCCCGTAGCGGAATATTGTGACTTCAGCGGAACCCCCTTCACCCGCGGCAGTCAGTTCGATGTGCTGGATCGTTATTATCAAACCGCAAAGCAAATGAAAGCGGATGTGGTCGTCCGCATCACAGCGGATTGCCCCGTGATTGACCCTGAACTGATCGATAACGTGGTCAACACATTGCTTGAAGATGAATTTGACTTTGTCTGCAACCGTCTCCCGCCGCCGTGGAGCCGCACCTATCCCATCGGTTTGGATGTGGAAGCCTGCACGTTCAAAGTCCTTGCCAAAGCATGGAAGGAAGCCCGGGAACCGCAACACCGCGAACATGCCATGCCGTATTTTTACGAGGGTGTGGAGCTGATAACTGTCAATCGCCAACTGCAAACCGGGATCTCCCCGCGCGGATATAATATCGCCCTGCTTCATCACACCACCGACTTCGGCGATTACCGCTGGACGGTGGATACACCTGAAGATTTGGAATTTATTCGGCAAGTCTATGCTCATTTCAATGGACAAGATGATTTTTCGTGGAAGGAAGTCCTGGACTTGGTTCACGATCATCCTGAATTAGCGAAGATCAACGCGGGTGTGCAACATAAAACTTTGAAAGACATAGATAAACGAGCCCTGAAATAA
- a CDS encoding glycosyltransferase family A protein has protein sequence MPIITFFSAPKPFTDPHIAMIQRNAIKSWILLPDVEVILLGDEEGLAETAKEFGAKHIPHVARNENGVPLISSMFQLARENSKGDLLCIINTDMILMPDFVEAACRSRMLRDKFVLLSQRWDLDITQPIEFTEGWDNRLRSTVHAQGQLHRPAGSDFFLFSLSSYLNIPSFTIGRAGWDNWMIYKARKEGWAVIDCTPSIMIVHQNHDYSHLPEGKPHYEHPETNENIRLAGGQANIRYTILDATHQLVGDKLIRPKLTSARFIRKLELVLRTLFFFLPENMIENIARPKRWQKRIKKIFGNR, from the coding sequence ATGCCTATAATCACTTTTTTCTCCGCCCCCAAACCTTTCACCGATCCACATATTGCGATGATCCAACGCAACGCCATCAAATCGTGGATATTGCTTCCCGATGTCGAAGTCATCCTGCTTGGCGATGAGGAAGGTCTTGCCGAAACTGCAAAAGAATTTGGCGCAAAACACATCCCGCATGTGGCTCGTAATGAAAACGGCGTGCCGCTCATCTCGTCCATGTTCCAACTCGCCCGCGAAAACTCAAAGGGCGATCTGCTCTGCATCATCAACACGGACATGATCCTCATGCCGGATTTCGTCGAAGCGGCATGTAGGTCACGCATGTTGCGTGACAAATTCGTGTTGCTCAGCCAACGCTGGGACTTGGACATCACCCAACCCATCGAATTTACTGAAGGCTGGGATAACCGTCTACGCTCCACCGTCCACGCTCAGGGACAGCTTCATCGCCCGGCTGGCTCCGATTTCTTCCTCTTTTCTCTTTCTTCTTACCTCAATATTCCCTCCTTCACCATCGGTCGTGCAGGCTGGGACAATTGGATGATCTACAAAGCGCGCAAGGAAGGCTGGGCAGTGATTGACTGCACGCCGTCTATCATGATCGTGCATCAGAACCATGATTATTCCCATTTGCCTGAAGGTAAGCCGCATTATGAACACCCTGAAACGAACGAAAACATCCGTCTTGCGGGCGGGCAGGCGAACATCCGCTACACGATTTTGGATGCGACGCATCAACTGGTCGGTGATAAACTTATCCGCCCAAAGCTGACATCTGCACGCTTCATTCGTAAATTGGAGTTGGTTCTGCGTACCCTGTTCTTTTTCCTGCCTGAAAACATGATCGAGAACATCGCCCGCCCGAAACGATGGCAGAAGAGAATAAAGAAGATATTCGGGAATCGATAA
- a CDS encoding DUF4910 domain-containing protein, which translates to MNPYTSLKSILAEFFSLHRTLASDDHDKTLEIVGSYMPDSSNYTIETYTPLTPVWTWKVPERYVVHEAYLETEDGECIVDFKDNPLHIVSYSLPVDKVLTFEELQPHLYFNEKRPHTVPWIFKYYERDWGFCLPKNAFDKLPRDKKYHAVIKSEFVTDPAQGFKVATAVVHPQGGPNPEAGEFLVQAHTCHPMQANDDGAGVVSTIELVRRLAENPLPAGSMSVRFWFGPETIGTIAWLAHNEHLIPNLRGGIFMEMTGNQNQIAWHHTRQHNHLLDRITHYVLRDMHHDERDFASAPANDERVINGPGVNVPCISLNRFPYDEYHTTDDNLDIIHEDMLVGAADVAERIIRIYASNYIPRRTFRGPVFLSGHGLWVDWRENWALNRAIEKIMMRFEGEHSLFDIAEQVGLEYDAVREYVEKFRAKGFVTPLPIPSEGQTS; encoded by the coding sequence ATGAACCCCTACACATCCCTCAAATCCATCCTCGCGGAATTCTTCTCTCTGCACCGCACCCTTGCCTCCGATGACCACGACAAAACGTTGGAGATCGTCGGTTCGTACATGCCCGATTCCTCCAATTACACCATCGAGACCTACACACCGTTGACCCCCGTCTGGACGTGGAAAGTGCCTGAGCGGTACGTTGTCCATGAGGCATATCTCGAAACGGAAGATGGCGAATGCATCGTGGACTTCAAGGACAATCCGCTTCATATCGTTTCGTATTCATTACCTGTTGATAAAGTTCTGACCTTTGAAGAACTCCAGCCACATTTGTATTTCAACGAGAAACGTCCACATACCGTTCCATGGATTTTCAAATACTACGAACGTGACTGGGGATTCTGTCTGCCGAAGAACGCGTTTGACAAACTTCCGCGCGACAAAAAGTATCACGCGGTCATCAAATCTGAATTTGTCACCGATCCTGCGCAGGGATTCAAAGTCGCTACGGCGGTGGTTCATCCGCAAGGCGGACCCAACCCCGAAGCAGGTGAATTCCTCGTGCAGGCGCATACCTGTCACCCCATGCAAGCCAACGACGACGGCGCGGGCGTGGTCAGCACGATTGAGTTGGTGCGGCGCCTCGCCGAGAATCCGCTGCCCGCTGGCTCAATGAGTGTCCGCTTTTGGTTTGGACCTGAGACGATTGGCACCATCGCCTGGCTCGCGCACAACGAGCATCTCATCCCAAATCTGCGCGGCGGAATCTTCATGGAGATGACGGGCAACCAGAATCAAATTGCATGGCATCACACAAGACAACATAATCACCTGCTCGACCGCATTACGCATTATGTTTTGCGTGACATGCATCACGATGAACGCGACTTCGCGTCCGCGCCCGCCAACGATGAGCGCGTTATCAACGGACCGGGCGTCAACGTGCCGTGCATCTCGCTCAACCGTTTCCCCTACGACGAATATCACACCACCGATGATAATCTCGACATCATCCATGAAGACATGCTCGTCGGCGCGGCGGACGTTGCCGAGCGCATCATCCGCATCTACGCCAGCAACTACATCCCCAGGCGCACCTTCCGCGGTCCCGTGTTCCTCAGCGGTCACGGTCTCTGGGTGGACTGGCGCGAGAATTGGGCGCTCAACCGCGCCATCGAAAAGATCATGATGCGCTTCGAGGGTGAACACAGCCTCTTCGACATCGCCGAGCAGGTTGGGTTGGAGTATGATGCGGTGCGCGAGTACGTCGAAAAATTCCGCGCGAAAGGTTTCGTCACACCCCTGCCGATTCCATCCGAAGGACAGACATCATGA
- a CDS encoding glycosyltransferase family 4 protein, with protein MKILYFSLGYSTHDRRFLKAITSGGHRAFFVQLEGNRRQIEDRPVPEGVTQVHWKGGREPFAWSKLPALVMDFKRLLRDLKPDLVHAGPIQTCAFIAVLAGASPLLTMSWGFDLMDDVHKGWIWEFATKYTLKRSTFFTSDANVTKDKAVTYGMDPEKTIVFPWGVDLEHFKKKEERRKGDGFVLFCNRSWESRYGVDVLARAFVKVAQQRDDVRLLLLSGGSQGANIRKILQAGGVEKYVTFGGQVSQTDLPRWYHMADVYISPSHVDGSSVSLMEALACGLPCLVSDIPANKEWIVEGENGWLFRDGDADHLAEKILAAMNQRENLPEIGRASRRVAEMRADWKKNAEALMQVYRSLLPNRS; from the coding sequence ATGAAAATCCTTTATTTCTCCCTCGGTTACTCCACGCACGATCGCCGTTTCCTCAAAGCCATCACCAGCGGCGGGCATCGGGCGTTCTTTGTCCAGCTTGAGGGCAACCGAAGACAGATCGAAGACCGCCCCGTTCCTGAAGGTGTGACACAAGTGCATTGGAAGGGTGGGCGCGAACCATTTGCGTGGAGCAAACTTCCCGCGCTTGTGATGGATTTCAAACGCCTCCTTCGGGACCTCAAGCCTGATCTCGTCCATGCGGGTCCGATCCAAACCTGTGCCTTTATCGCCGTCCTCGCTGGAGCGAGTCCTTTGCTGACCATGTCGTGGGGATTCGACCTGATGGATGATGTCCACAAGGGATGGATTTGGGAGTTCGCCACGAAATACACGTTGAAGCGTTCGACATTTTTTACCAGCGATGCAAATGTGACCAAAGATAAAGCTGTCACCTATGGCATGGACCCTGAAAAGACCATCGTCTTCCCTTGGGGCGTGGATTTGGAGCATTTCAAGAAGAAAGAAGAAAGAAGAAAGGGTGATGGCTTTGTTTTGTTCTGCAACCGTTCGTGGGAGTCTCGCTACGGGGTTGACGTTCTGGCGCGCGCATTCGTGAAGGTGGCGCAGCAACGCGATGATGTCCGTTTATTGCTATTGAGTGGAGGGTCGCAGGGAGCGAATATTCGCAAGATTTTGCAGGCAGGCGGAGTGGAGAAGTATGTCACCTTTGGCGGACAGGTCTCCCAAACCGACCTTCCGCGCTGGTATCATATGGCGGATGTGTACATCTCGCCTTCGCACGTGGACGGCTCGTCCGTTTCGCTGATGGAGGCGCTGGCGTGCGGACTTCCCTGTCTGGTGTCGGATATCCCTGCGAACAAGGAATGGATTGTCGAAGGCGAGAATGGCTGGTTGTTCCGCGATGGGGATGCGGATCATCTGGCGGAGAAGATTCTCGCGGCGATGAATCAGCGGGAGAATCTACCCGAGATCGGCAGAGCAAGCCGAAGGGTGGCAGAGATGCGCGCGGATTGGAAAAAGAATGCCGAGGCGTTGATGCAGGTCTATCGAAGCCTCCTCCCAAATAGGAGTTGA
- a CDS encoding methyltransferase domain-containing protein, with translation MNQLLSSLLVCPDCKKPFSIKEENLWRCANDGCEVRIHEGKPVFTPMPETAHVYERIERGSDQGTPWRQANWKFLQEQVQSQEKEALIFDVGAGHGDFAQIFAGRNYLSVDVVPYPEVDLTCDLGECIPFKENTFDMLVLMNVLEHVYHFHELLDALYYLLKPGGSLVIAVPFMIKVHQAPFDFQRYTHYSLEQMAHQHGFEITLLEGYYDPIFFVGEGTRNLRFWVLPKLPRLSRWLARGLLILIEGLISLMKPLIGGGYVKSPESAKNPAAIGYHLVLKKPSFHSRIVSAGDLKKD, from the coding sequence ATGAATCAACTTCTCTCCTCTCTGCTCGTCTGCCCCGATTGCAAAAAACCCTTTTCCATAAAAGAAGAAAATCTCTGGCGCTGTGCCAACGACGGATGTGAAGTGCGCATTCACGAAGGCAAGCCCGTCTTCACGCCTATGCCAGAGACGGCGCACGTCTACGAACGCATCGAGCGCGGATCCGATCAGGGCACTCCGTGGCGGCAGGCGAATTGGAAATTTTTGCAGGAGCAGGTACAAAGTCAAGAAAAAGAAGCGTTGATTTTTGATGTCGGAGCAGGTCATGGCGACTTCGCCCAAATCTTCGCGGGACGAAACTATCTATCTGTGGATGTCGTTCCATACCCCGAAGTGGATTTGACATGCGACCTCGGCGAGTGCATCCCGTTCAAAGAGAATACCTTCGACATGCTCGTGCTGATGAACGTGCTGGAGCATGTCTATCATTTCCATGAGTTGCTCGATGCGCTGTATTACCTGCTCAAGCCCGGCGGCTCATTGGTGATCGCCGTGCCGTTCATGATCAAAGTGCATCAAGCCCCGTTCGATTTTCAACGCTACACCCATTACTCGCTCGAACAAATGGCACACCAGCACGGATTTGAAATTACCCTGCTCGAAGGCTACTACGACCCGATCTTCTTCGTCGGTGAGGGGACGCGCAACTTGCGTTTCTGGGTTCTGCCCAAGCTTCCGCGCCTCTCGCGCTGGCTCGCCCGCGGTCTTTTGATCCTGATTGAGGGTTTGATCTCTCTGATGAAACCGCTCATCGGCGGCGGATATGTAAAATCACCCGAGTCCGCCAAAAACCCCGCCGCGATTGGGTATCATTTAGTCTTGAAGAAGCCATCTTTTCATTCCCGCATTGTCTCTGCTGGAGATTTGAAAAAGGATTGA